In the genome of Fibrobacter sp., one region contains:
- the cobT gene encoding nicotinate-nucleotide--dimethylbenzimidazole phosphoribosyltransferase encodes MKFSEAVIKPIENPELFSQIEQRLLSLTKPPGSLGRLEEIAATFCLIKGTPDARIRSRELYVFAGDHGITAEGITPYPMEVTVQMVKNMLAGGAAVTVMCKNAGIDYHVVDMGVAGTFESHPLLISRSAGKGTGNFRHGPAMSIQECAMALDAGFDLGCETTADICAIGEMGIGNTSSASALYSMLLDIDPDTTVGRGTGASFELLEKKKRIISESVKLHRTQWDRTPFDALRRVGGFEIAGMTGFIIGCALKQVPVVVDGFIATAAALCACRMHPHVSDYLLFGHASDEQYHKKALSEMNVSAILDLGMRLGEGTGAVLSLNIIEQALNCYHQMATFT; translated from the coding sequence ATGAAGTTTTCAGAAGCAGTAATAAAACCAATTGAAAACCCGGAACTGTTCAGTCAGATTGAGCAAAGGCTTTTAAGTCTTACAAAACCCCCGGGGAGTCTTGGACGTCTGGAGGAAATCGCTGCCACATTCTGTCTGATCAAGGGTACGCCGGATGCCCGTATAAGAAGCAGGGAACTCTATGTTTTTGCTGGTGACCATGGAATCACCGCTGAAGGAATCACTCCATATCCCATGGAAGTGACTGTTCAGATGGTAAAAAACATGCTTGCCGGTGGGGCTGCAGTGACAGTGATGTGTAAAAATGCCGGCATAGATTATCATGTCGTAGATATGGGGGTAGCAGGAACCTTCGAGAGTCATCCTTTACTTATATCAAGATCTGCCGGAAAGGGGACAGGTAATTTCCGGCACGGACCAGCCATGTCAATTCAGGAATGTGCCATGGCGCTTGATGCCGGATTTGATCTGGGCTGTGAAACCACTGCTGATATCTGTGCCATTGGTGAAATGGGAATCGGCAATACTTCATCAGCCTCTGCTCTTTACTCAATGCTTCTCGATATCGATCCTGATACTACTGTGGGAAGAGGTACCGGGGCATCTTTTGAGCTGCTGGAGAAGAAGAAAAGAATCATCTCTGAAAGCGTAAAACTTCACAGAACACAATGGGACAGGACCCCGTTTGATGCCCTCAGGAGGGTGGGGGGATTTGAAATCGCCGGGATGACCGGATTTATCATCGGGTGTGCGTTAAAACAGGTTCCTGTCGTTGTTGACGGATTCATTGCTACTGCCGCAGCACTCTGTGCCTGCCGGATGCATCCCCATGTTTCCGATTATCTTCTGTTTGGACACGCCTCAGATGAACAGTACCACAAAAAGGCTCTATCAGAGATGAATGTGAGCGCGATTCTTGATCTGGGAATGCGTCTTGGCGAGGGAACAGGAGCGGTTTTGTCATTGAATATTATTGAGCAGGCGCTCAACTGCTATCATCAGATGGCTACATTTACTT